In the genome of Aspergillus luchuensis IFO 4308 DNA, chromosome 2, nearly complete sequence, one region contains:
- a CDS encoding uncharacterized protein (COG:S;~EggNog:ENOG410PKSY;~TransMembrane:7 (o50-76i168-184o342-367i468-489o537-560i581-605o637-656i)): MRVKTIWNGHEPPNNDAESSKAWKWPVRAKYATLLSTRTSSSAAHPDEEWIHGVLLGTWAAGGISVLNILLALIAIGISYSQSANSHGFLSTELYNGNCTLSSRWATGIHVVINVLSTTLLEASNYAMQCVSGPSRTDVDKAHRKRRWLDIGVMSFRNFRAMSIKRKLLWLVLLLSSVPIHMIYNSVVFSSISALDYGTILIPDDLTPTESLVSAGGRGAFVKAIGSTPELIQTEIFNGTFQNLSNAECVKKYDVEFNTHLGTLILVAERQYFGNASSLQWSYSSVYDYVKNVGKSNVEKLVDEGRWTAEGLEWTKRTIAVNTPEIPISYCMEKTMSQRCRLLFSPSIALAVILFNLTKVVCMYLTAKTDRSEIFLRVGDAISSFLAHPDPTTKGRCLMSRADMDRGPHRWEPLPRWKDFIRKRICRDPENQTDIPMENRRMLEQADFSETSPRMLPRRKRWFRAASLCRWASIVVMFTVCFFISYLIYFDLIIEGDGWSLSEQWSLGFGSASSQTSIRFPGDNMIALVLLSNTPQLVFSIIYFTTNSLLSCMLVTAEYNDYAVDRKPLRVSWPRGQQRSTYYLALPYRYSIPLFIMSVTLHWLLSESFFYVNITVYDVFGHEDTNSSIKGCGFSPIAIFIITILEGVSFFSLLALGMKKFRSRMPIAAHCSAAISAACHPPHGDDDAGLKAVAWGEVGGIDQFVQVDLDTGVETRSMIEAGGGGGGGQGEAYAHCTFTSFDVTMPVKGRLYS; the protein is encoded by the exons ATGAGGGTCAAAACAATATGGAACGGACACGAGCCACCAAACAATGATGCTGAATCATCCAAAGCCTGGAAATGGCCTGTCCGTGCCAAATATGCAACGCTCCTTTCAACCCGAACTTCATCGTCTGCTGCACATCCCGACGAGGAGTGGATTCATGGTGTCCTCCTCGGTACATGGGCCGCCGGAGGCATCTCGGTTCTGAATATCCTGCTAGCGCTCATTGCCATTGGCATCAGCTATTCCCAAAGCGCCAACTCGCATGGTTTCCTTAGCACTGAACTGTACAATGGGAATTGCACTTTGTCCAGTAGATGGGCAACGGGCATCCATGTTGTCATCAACGTCTTgtccaccaccctcctcgagGCCAGTAATTACGCCATGCAATGCGTGTCGGGACCATCCCGCACAGATGTCGACAAAGCTCATAGAAAACGCCGTTGGCTAGATATTGGGGTGATGAGCTTTCGGAACTTTCGAGCCATGAGTATCAAGCGGAAACTTCTCTGGCTGGTTTTGCTTCTCAGCTCAGTCCCTATTCATATGAT ATATAACTCAGTGGTGTTTTCATCCATCTCTGCGCTCGATTATGGCACAATACTCATCCCTGATGATCTAACGCCGACTGAGTCCTTGGTCAGCGCGGGAGGAAGGGGCGCCTTTGTGAAAGCCATCGGCAGCACGCCGGAGCTGATTCAGACCGAAATATTCAACGGTACCTTTCAGAATTTGAGTAATGCTGAGTGCGTGAAAAAGTATGATGTGGAATTTAACACGCATCTCGGAACCCTGATCTTAGTGGCTGAGCGACAGTATTTTGGCAATGCAAGCAGTCTCCAATGGAGCTACTCATCAGTATATGACTACGTCAAGAATGTGGGGAAAAGCAACGTTGAGAAGTTAGTTGATGAAGGGAGGTGGACAGCCGAAGGACTGGAATGGACTAAACGAACAATTGCTGTTAATACCCCGGAAATCCCCATCTCCTACTGTATGGAAAAGACCATGTCCCAGCGGTGTCGGCTTCTATTCAGTCCATCAATTGCGCTGGCCGTGATTTTGTTCAACCTCACCAAGGTAGTCTGCATGTACTTGACTGCCAAAACGGACCGCTCTGAGATCTTCTTGCGAGTAGGAGATGCCATATCGTCCTTCCTCGCCCATCCAGATCCCACAACTAAGGGCCGCTGTCTAATGTCCCGGGCTGATATGGATCGAGGACCGCATCGATGGGAGCCATTGCCCCGATGGAAGGACTTCATACGAAAGAGGATTTGCCGTGACCCAGAAAACCAGACAGACATCCCCATGGAAAACCGTCGCATGTTGGAGCAGGCAGATTTTTCAGAAACCTCCCCGAGAATGCTACCACGTCGAAAACGATGGTTTCGGGCGGCCAGTTTGTGCCGCTGGGCGAGTATAGTAGTCAT GTTCACcgtctgcttcttcatctcctacTTGATATACTTCGACCTAATTATCGAGGGAGACGGCTGGTCTCTCTCCGAGCAATGGAGCCTGGGATTCGGCTCCGCCAGCTCCCAAACCAGTATCCGGTTTCCAGGAGACAACATGATCGCCCTCGTCCTTCTCAGCAACACCCCCCAACTAGTCTTCTCAATCATCtacttcaccaccaacagtCTCCTCTCCTGCATGCTCGTCACAGCCGAATACAACGACTACGCCGTCGACCGCAAACCCCTCCGGGTCTCCTGGCCCCGCGGCCAACAACGCTCAACGTACTACCTCGCCCTGCCTTACCGCTACAGCATCCCGCTGTTCATCATGTCTGTTACGCTGCACTGGCTGCTTTCTGAAAGCTTCTTCTACGTCAACATCACAGTGTATGATGTTTTCGGCCATGAGGATACAAATAGCTCTATTAAGGGTTGCGGCTTCTCTCCTATCGCCATTTTTATCATTACTATCTTGGAGGGTGTGTCATTTTTCTCGCTGTTGGCACTGGGAATGAAGAAGTTTCGGTCCCGGATGCCGATCGCGGCACATTGTAGTGCGGCGATTAGTGCTGCgtgtcatcctcctcatggtgatgatgatgcggggCTTAAGGCTGTTGCGTGGGGCGAGGTTGGTGGGATAGATCAGTTTGTACAGGTGGATTTGGATACGGGTGTAGAGACGAGGTCTATGATTGaagctggaggtggaggtggaggtggtcaGGGCGAAGCGTATGCTCATTGCACGTTCACCTCGTTTGATGTTACGATGCCGGTGAAGGGGAGGTTATATAGTTGA
- a CDS encoding GH92 family glycosyl hydrolase (CAZy:GH92;~COG:G;~EggNog:ENOG410PKN0;~InterPro:IPR041371,IPR014718,IPR012939,IPR008928, IPR005887;~PFAM:PF17678,PF07971;~SECRETED:SignalP(1-20);~go_function: GO:0030246 - carbohydrate binding [Evidence IEA];~go_process: GO:0005975 - carbohydrate metabolic process [Evidence IEA]), producing MRPLQPYLLHILPLLPLTHSTNTTTDILTHINPLIGTTNGGNVFAGATLPYGMAKAVADVDGQNTAGFSPDNSNITGFSALHDSGTGGNPSLGNFPLFPQYCVDDLLDNCPFPKSARAVHYQNDSVVARPGYFALTMTNGIHAEMTTTQHAALFRFSFPDTGLSPMVLLDLTDLWESRQNASINVDERTGGIRANGTFLPSFGAGEYASYVCVDFAGAEVKDTGVWVNDAGGVERKELFVTRGFNNFYLQAGGFVRFERPDNGTVSARVGVSYVSTEKACENARVEIPSPLEDFDVIRAAAEDAWREKLSPVEMTPGNTSASAALQTMFWTGIYRTMLDPQDLTGENPLWESDEPYFDSFYCIWDAFRAQHPLLTIIDPTTQSRIVRSLLDTYRHEGWLPDCRMSLCKGWTQGGSNADVVLADAFVKNLTGIDWDLAYEAMVNDAENEPLEWSYQGRGGLQSWKTLNYIPYHDFDYLGFGTNSRSISRTLEYAYNDFCVATVARGLNKTDDYLKYLARSTNWKNLFKPDQRSFFPNGTDTGFVGFFQPKYRNGTWAHQDPMDCSPLATGPTWCSLTSNPSETFESSIWEYQFYVPHDLPTLITNYLSGPTSFTSRLSTFHSSPLADYSNEPVFLTVYQYHYASRPALSSRLIHSLIPTVFNTSRSGIPGNDDSGAMAAFTVFGLMGLFPNPGQNVYLISAPFVEEVKVKSGVSGREAVVRVKSDVGVGVGGKVVKRAWLDGEVYTRCWIGHEFFVKGGVLELELGEADGEDEEESEWGTGVGEGPPSWGGWDGGVVVVVDALVNEDGN from the exons ATGCGCCCCCTCCAGCCctacctcctccacatccttcctctcctcccactcacccacagcaccaacaccaccaccgacatcCTCACCCACATCAACCCACTCATCGGCACCACCAACGGCGGCAATGTCTTCGCCGGCGCGACCCTCCCCTACGGCATGGCCAAAGCCGTCGCCGACGTGGACGGCCAAAACACCGCAGGCTTCTCCCCggacaacagcaacatcacAGGCTTCTCGGCCCTCCACGACTCTGGCACCGGCGGGAACCCATCCCTAGGCAACTTCCCCTTGTTCCCTCAATACTGCGTCGACGATCTCCTCGACAACTGTCCCTTTCCCAAGTCCGCCCGCGCCGTACATTACCAGAATGACTCGGTCGTGGCAAGGCCGGGGTACTTTGCCCTGACGATGACGAATGGCATACATGCGGAGATGACTACGACGCAGCATGCGGCGCTGTTTCGGTTCAGTTTCCCGGATACGGGGTTGAGTccgatggtgttgttggatttgaCGGACTTATGGGAGAGTAGGCAGAATGCGTCGATTAATGTGGATGAGAGGACCGGGGGCATTAGGGCCAATGGCACGTTTTTGCCCAGTTTCGGGGCTGGGGAGTATGCTTcgtatgtgtgtgtggattTCGCGGGGGCGGAGGTGAAGGATACCGGGGTTTGGGTGAATGATGCCGGGGGtgtggagaggaaggagttgTTTGTCACTCGGGGGTTTAATAACTTCTATCTGCAGGCCGGTGGGTTTGTGAGGTTTGAGAGGCCTGATAATGGGACGGTGAGTGCTAGGGTTGGGGTGAGTTATGTTAGTACGGAGAAGGCGTGTGAGAATGCAAGAGTGGAGATTCCGAGTCCGTTGGAGGACTTTGATGTCATACGGGCAGCTGCGGAGGATGCGTGGAGGGAGAAGCTGAGTCCTGTTGAGATGACGCCTGGGAATACGAGTGCGAGTGCTGCCCTGCAGACTATGTTCTGGACGGGTATTTATAGAACCATGCTGGATCCGCAGGATCTCACGGGGGAGAATCCCCTCTGGGAGAGCGATGAGCCGTACTTTGATTCTTTCTATTG catctggGACGCCTTCCGCGCCCaacaccctctcctcaccatcatcgacccGACCACTCAATCCCGCATCGTCCGCAGTCTCCTCGACACCTACCGCCACGAAGGCTGGCTCCCAGACTGCCGGATGAGTCTCTGCAAGGGCTGGACACAGGGCGGTTCCAACGCGGACGTCGTCCTCGCCGACGCCTTCGTCAAGAACCTCACCGGTATCGACTGGGACCTCGCCTACGAAGCCATGGTCAACGACGCCGAGAACGAGCCCCTAGAATGGTCCTACCAAGGCCGAGGCGGGCTCCAAAGCTGGAAGACCCTGAACTACATCCCCTACCACGACTTCGACTACCTCGGCTTCGGCACCAACTCGCGCAGTATCTCCCGGACATTGGAATACGCATACAACGACTTTTGCGTCGCGACTGTCGCCCGCGGACTAAACAAGACAGACGACTACTTGAAGTATCTGGCCAGATCGACTAACTGGAAGAACCTGTTCAAACCTGACCAACGCTCCTTCTTCCCGAATGGAACTGATACGGGGTTCGTGGGCTTCTTCCAACCCAAGTATCGCAATGGTACTTGGGCGCATCAGGATCCGATGGATTGTAGTCCCCTTGCCACGGGGCCGACGTGGTGCTCGTTGACGAGTAATCCGTCGGAGACGTTTGAGTCCAGTATTTGGGAATATCAATT CTACGTCCCCCACGACCTCCCCACCCTAATAACCAACTACCTCTCGGGCCCAACCTCCTTCACATCCCGGCTATCCACATTCCACTCCAGCCCACTAGCAGACTACAGCAACGAACCTGTCTTCCTAACCGTCTACCAATACCACTACGCCTCGCGGCCCGCTCTCTCCTCGCGTCTCATCCACAGTCTCATCCCAACGGTATTCAATACCTCCCGGTCTGGTATCCCCGGCAACGACGACTCCGGGGCAATGGCGGCGTTCACGGTGTTTGGGCTCATGGGATTGTTCCCGAACCCGGGACAGAATGTGTATTTGATCTCGGCGCCgtttgtggaggaggttaAGGTGAAGAGTGGGGTCtcggggagggaggcggtggtgagggtgaagagtgatgttggggtgggggttggggggaaggtggtgaagagggcgTGGTTGGATGGTGAGGTGTATACGAGGTGTTGGATTGGTCATGAGTTTTTTGTTAAGGGGGGtgtgctggagctggagttgGGAGAggctgatggggaggatgaagaggaaagtgAGTGGGGGACCGGGGTGGGTGAGGGACCGCCGAGTtggggggggtgggatggaggtgtagttgtagttgtagaTGCGTTGGTGAATGAGGATGGGAATTGA
- the sit2 gene encoding putative siderochrome-iron transporter (COG:G;~EggNog:ENOG410QE3G;~InterPro:IPR011701,IPR036259;~PFAM:PF07690,PF06609;~TransMembrane:14 (i84-102o122-141i153-170o176-198i210-229o241-264i294-313o325-345i365-387o407-425i432-453o459-478i499-522o572-592i);~go_function: GO:0022857 - transmembrane transporter activity [Evidence IEA];~go_process: GO:0055085 - transmembrane transport [Evidence IEA]), with amino-acid sequence MRFFKEEKTTTETNHEVSVSAETQTKEVVSGHDDGVFYSSDQSRLSLEAQNEKEIEAHPDQVTKDAQLGVQKAEAAALVWSKKAVYATYAWIWVCFFLLALNNSISGTVINRAYADFKAAPQVSTASILYSIIGGVLKLPIAKTLNIWGRAEGLIVWVVIYTIGLIVLAACNGPDSYAAGYVLFYVGYSGIYLVLDVYIADTSGLQNRAFTFAFASTPFICTAFTGPLAGESFLKVATWRWAYGVFAIVMPVVFAPLVVVLKYYQRKAESMGLLKKEDSGRTTMQSIVHYIHEFDLIGAFLLMAAWVLLLLPFSLQQYGRAQYKSAKFIAMIIVGFKLLIAFAVWEKWFTRKHFVRYELLRQRTVLGACIMSAVSYFSFYCWDLYFYDFCIVVFNLSVSMTGYMTQIYNVGSCFWGVVFGLWIRYTKHFKYTCLFFGLPLLCLGAGLMIHFRGEGGNDINYVIMSQIFIAFGGGTIVIGDDMAVMAAADREGVPMMLSLLGLFSSLGGAIGYAVAAAVYTNIFPQALESRLPADLKSNATDIYLGGYTTQMTYPVGSPTRTAVDYAWGRSQMYGSVAGTAILALGFPAIAVWKNYRTDKKQNKGTMI; translated from the exons ATGCGCTTCTTCAAGGAGGAAAAGACGACCACCGAAACCAATCATGAGGTCTCTGTGTCTGCCGAGACCCAGACCAAAGAAGTTGTCTCTGGCCATGACGACGGCGTCTTCTACAGCTCAGACCAGTCGCGACTGAGTCTGGAAGCGcaaaacgaaaaagaaatcgaGGCTCACCCGGACCAAGTCACCAAGGATGCCCAGCTGGGTGTGCAGAAAGCTGAAGCCGCGGCCCTAGTCTGGAGTAAGAAGGCTGTTTATGCTACTTATGCTTG GATCTGGGtatgcttcttcctcctcgccctcaacAACTCCATCAGCGGGACCGTCATCAACCGCGCCTACGCCGACTTCAAAGCCGCCCCCCAAGTCAGCACAGCCAGTATCCTCTACAGCATCATCGGCGGCGTGCTGAAGCTGCCGATCGCGAAGACGTTGAACATCTGGGGCCGTGCCGAGGGTTTAATCGTGTGGGTGGTCATCTACACCATTGGACTGATTGTGCTGGCTGCGTGCAATGGACCGGATTCTTATGCTGCGGGCTATGTGCTCTTCTACGTGGGCTACTCGGGTATCTACCTCGTGCTGGATGTTTATATTGCCGATACCTCCGGCTTGCAGAACCGGGCGTTTACGTTCGCCTTCGCTAGTACCCCGTTCATCTGTACCGCGTTTACGGGCCCTCTGGCGGGTGAGTCGTTCCTCAAGGTGGCGACGTGGCGCTGGGCGTATGGCGTGTTTGCTATCGTTATGCCGGTGGTGTTTGCgccgttggtggtggtgttgaagtaTTATCAGCGCAAGGCGGAGAGTATGGgattgttgaagaaggaagacagTGGCAGGACGACGATGCAGTCCATTGTTCACTACATTCATGAGTTTGACT TGATCGGCGCCTTTCTGCTCATGGCCGCATGggtcctgctcctcctccccttcagtCTGCAACAGTACGGACGCGCGCAATACAAGAGCGCCAAGTTCATCGCCATGATCATCGTCGGCTTCAAGCTGCTGATTGCGTTTGCCGTGTGGGAGAAATGGTTCACGCGGAAGCACTTCGTGCGGTATGAGTTGCTGCGACAGCGCACTGTGCTAGGAGCGTGTATCATGTCTGCGGTGTCGTATTTCAGCTTCTACTGCTGGGACCTGTACTTCTACGACTTTTGCATCGTGGTGTTCAACCTCAGCGTGTCGATGACCGGCTACATGACGCAGATCTACAACGTCGGATCATGTTTCTGGGGCGTCGTCTTCGGTCTCTGGATCCGCTACACTAAGCACTTCAAGTACACTTGTCTGTTCTTCGGACTGCCGCTGCTCTGTCTGGGTGCCGGACTGATGATCCATTTCCGCGGCGAAGGCGGCAACGATATCAACTACGTGATCATGTCGCAGATCTTCATTGCCTTCGGCGGCGGCACGATCGTCATTGGTGATGATATGGCGGTGATGGCTGCTGCGGATCGCGAGGGTGTGCCCATGATGTTGTCGCTGTTGGGGCTGTTTTCCAGTCTGGGCGGCGCTATTGGgtatgctgttgctgcggcgGTGTATACCAATATCTTCCCGCAGGCGTTGGAGAGTCGTCTTCCTGCGGATTTGAAGTCGAATGCGACGGACATTTATCTGGGTGGGTATACGACGCAGATGACTTATCCGGTGGGATCGCCCACCCGGACTGCGGTGGATTATGCCTGGGGAAGAAGTCAGATGTATGGGTCTGTTGCTGGCACGGCGATTTTGGCGTTGGGATTCCCGGCGATTGCGGTTTGGAAGAATTACCGGACTGATAAGAAGCAGAATAAGGGTACGATGATTTAG
- the FAP1 gene encoding putative NF-X1 finger transcription factor (BUSCO:EOG09261727;~COG:K;~EggNog:ENOG410PGHN;~InterPro:IPR001374,IPR036867,IPR034077,IPR000967, IPR034078,IPR019786;~PFAM:PF01422,PF01424;~go_component: GO:0005634 - nucleus [Evidence IEA];~go_function: GO:0003676 - nucleic acid binding [Evidence IEA];~go_function: GO:0003700 - DNA-binding transcription factor activity [Evidence IEA];~go_function: GO:0008270 - zinc ion binding [Evidence IEA];~go_process: GO:0006355 - regulation of transcription, DNA-templated [Evidence IEA]) codes for MIVLPPPPPQTSHPLSRTLETQTMSATSAAPAPAPAAVGASNPHSNTPRPRRGRGRGGRGRQTANSAQAQTQTQTQAAPDAQPHTQRQPPTETTPNGDAPRPPRGPRGGNKRGGRGAGASRRPRGGDQATLPAGRTFGGRLTRPEQEQDGQAIPGGDGVDEAGLRADAPVFVPGVVPQQPREEVPNGAASASGTERGKGKSKAKNNGSNSGGNQKQPRSQPPPPPAKVTTKSTASDIATRIHEDIAHNLYECPICTSELGKRSRVWSCGLCWTVFHLSCVKKWSRNEGAAAAQRQDGENGESSAPRAWRCPGCNLPQEVFPSTYTCWCEKEVDPRSFPGLPPHSCGQTCARTRKGCPHPCDATCHAGPCAPCTAMGPTQDCFCGRNSSTKRCQDTDYENGWSCGEICGDLLPCGEHTCPRPCHEGLCGSCEEKIEARCYCGKVQTEMLCSSKDEELDSELMREDDIEEWTGCFSCGDECSRPFDCGVHFCQKSCHAQDAHPAHCPRSPDVVFDCPCGKTPLDQIAGYSPRTSCEDPIPNCTKPCGKPLACGHPCTKVCHTGSCGPCFQNVPIECRCGRNTFTTMCPQGKMEPPQCFRICKAGLHCGRHACTERCCPGEQKAIERQAIRRKLKSHLRPSDEDFEAEHICTRVCGRMLKCGRHTCPEICHKGPCNTCREAIFEEIPCSCGRSILHPPLPCGTQPPACSFPCERPKPCGHPQTSHNCHTDDESCPKCPYLTEKTCLCGKKVLKNQPCWLTDARCGQVCGQLLKCGSHTCQKHCHRPGECEDATKPCQQACGKTKTMCGHPCTDSCHAPYPCPEKTPCKSMITVTCDCGRLRQERRCNAAKAVVSKGQLQQAQRGPAVTPLSCDDECARLERNRSLASALGVDINPTTTVSQSLTSTNLPYSAETLDIYIQLSSSHPLSTLQTIESTLHTLATTPTERSTRFQPAKSSLRAFTHSLAADWGFASESFDPEPHRHVFVLKSTLWTPPVFGTGNGTAIGIGGMSVGDCVKLRDRQRLKEQEAQRLAAAEAKAQREAARAHTNGSGEGGWAQVAASKRGNLTLGAGRASAPSSASTSGSATPAAVAPWSTSTMYAALDRDVGDAAQPKKEKLVLRSGVKGSRSQGSSVEREKDGSTAGGGDA; via the coding sequence ATGATTGtcctcccaccaccgccaccgcaAACCTCCCACCCACTCTCAAGGACCCTGGAGACGCAGACCATGTCCGCTACTTctgcagctccagctccagctcccgcGGCTGTTGGAGCTTCCAATCCTCATTCCAATACCCCACGCCCGAGACGCGGTAGAGGCCGTGGTGGCCGCGGTCGACAGACAGCGAATTCAGCTCAGGCTCAGACGCAAACGCAGACTCAGGCAGCACCGGACGCACAGCCTCACACTCAACGCCAACCACCTACGGAAACGACACCGAATGGAGATGCACCGCGTCCGCCGCGAGGACCGAGGGGAGGCAAcaagaggggaggaagaggggcaGGCGCGAGTCGTCGGCCACGCGGTGGCGATCAGGCTACACTTCCCGCTGGACGGACCTTTGGAGGAAGATTGACGAGgccggagcaggagcaggatggTCAAGCGATACCGGGCGGtgatggggtggatgaggcagGGTTGAGGGCCGATGCGCCCGTGTTTGTGCCTGGTGTTGTACCGCAGCAGCCAAGGGAAGAAGTTCCCAATGGTGCAGCGTCTGCGTCTGGTACtgagagaggaaagggaaagtcGAAGGCGAAGAACAACGGCAGCAACAGCGGCGGTAATCAGAAACAGCCTCGGTCTcagccaccgccgcctccgGCGAAAGTTACGACAAAATCAACGGCTTCCGATATCGCCACTCGGATCCACGAGGATATTGCGCACAATCTGTACGAATGTCCGATTTGCACGAGCGAGCTGGGAAAGAGGTCGCGTGTTTGGTCTTGCGGGCTCTGCTGGACGGTCTTCCATTTGAGCTGCGTGAAGAAGTGGTCGAGGAACGAGGGGGCGGCGGCTGCTCAACGACAGGATGGTGAGAATGGGGAGAGTAGTGCGCCTCGCGCGTGGCGCTGTCCTGGTTGCAATCTGCCTCAGGAAGTATTTCCCTCGACTTATACTTGCTGGTgtgagaaggaggttgaTCCGCGCTCGTTTCCTGGCCTGCCGCCGCATTCGTGTGGACAGACTTGCGCGAGGACGCGCAAAGGTTGTCCCCATCCGTGTGATGCGACTTGTCATGCTGGGCCTTGTGCGCCTTGTACGGCTATGGGGCCGACGCAGGATTGCTTTTGTGGAAGGAACTCATCGACGAAGCGTTGCCAGGATACGGATTATGAGAACGGCTGGAGCTGTGGTGAGATCTGTGGTGATTTGTTACCTTGTGGAGAGCATACCTGTCCCCGGCCGTGTCATGAAGGCTTGTGTGGCTCTTGTGAAGAGAAGATCGAAGCACGGTGTTACTGTGGAAAAGTACAGACCGAGATGCTGTGCAGTTCGAAGGACGAAGAGTTGGATAGTGAATTGATGCGGGAGGACGACATCGAGGAGTGGACTGGCTGCTTTAGCTGTGGAGATGAGTGCAGTCGCCCCTTTGATTGTGGCGTTCATTTCTGCCAGAAGAGCTGCCATGCACAAGATGCACATCCAGCTCACTGTCCGCGGTCTCCGGATGTGGTCTTTGACTGCCCTTGCGGAAAGACACCTCTGGACCAGATTGCTGGCTATTCGCCTCGGACGTCTTGCGAGGATCCGATCCCGAATTGCACCAAGCCTTGTGGAAAGCCGCTGGCCTGTGGACATCCATGCACCAAGGTCTGCCATACCGGATCTTGTGGGCCCTGCTTCCAGAACGTCCCCATCGAGTGCCGCTGTGGACGCAACACATTCACAACAATGTGTCCTCAGGGTAAGATGGAACCGCCGCAGTGCTTTCGCATCTGCAAGGCCGGCTTGCACTGTGGCCGTCATGCCTGCACTGAGCGATGCTGCCCCGGCGAGCAAAAGGCCATCGAGCGTCAGGCTATCCGCCGGAAGCTCAAATCCCACCTGCGGCCTAGTGACGAGGACTTTGAGGCTGAGCATATCTGTACCCGGGTCTGTGGCCGTATGCTGAAATGCGGACGGCACACATGCCCGGAGATCTGTCACAAGGGGCCCTGCAACACCTGCAGAGAGGCTATCTTCGAGGAGATTCCGTGTAGCTGCGGTCGATCTATCTTGCACCCGCCTCTGCCCTGCGGGACACAGCCCCCGGCATGCTCATTCCCTTGTGAGCGCCCGAAGCCGTGTGGCCATCCTCAGACTTCCCATAACTGCCATACCGACGACGAAAGTTGCCCCAAGTGTCCATACCTGACAGAGAAGACCTGTCTCTGCGGCAAGAAAGTTCTGAAGAATCAGCCCTGCTGGCTTACAGACGCCCGCTGTGGCCAGGTCTGCGGCCAGCTGCTCAAATGCGGCTCCCATACCTGCCAGAAACACTGTCACCGGCCTGGCGAGTGCGAGGATGCTACGAAGCCCTGCCAGCAGGCATGCGGCAAGACAAAGACAATGTGTGGCCACCCCTGCACCGACTCATGCCATGCACCCTATCCATGCCCGGAGAAGACGCCCTGCAAGTCCATGATCACGGTAACATGTGACTGTGGACGACTCCGCCAGGAACGTCGCTGCAACGCAGCCAAGGCTGTGGTTTCCAAGGGCCAGCTCCAGCAAGCGCAGCGCGGGCCAGCCGTGACACCGCTATCATGCGACGATGAATGCGCTCGTCTCGAACGGAACCGGTCTCTTGCCTCCGCGTTAGGAGTCGACATCAACCCGACAACCACCGTCTCGCAATCCCTCACTTCCACCAACCTCCCCTACTCCGCCGAAACCCTCGACATCTACATCcaactttcctcctcccaccccttgTCCACCCTACAAACCATCGAATCCACCCTCCACACCCTAGCTACCACACCAACCGAGAGATCCACGCGCTTCCAACCCGCTAAATCCTCCCTCCGCGCCTTCACCCACTCCCTCGCAGCAGACTGGGGCTTCGCTAGCGAAAGCTTCGACCCGGAACCCCACCGCCACGTCTTCGTATTGAAGTCCACTCTCTGGACCCCGCCCGTGTTCGGCACCGGCAACGGCACGGCCATTGGTATCGGCGGCATGAGCGTAGGCGACTGCGTCAAACTGCGTGATCGCCAACGCCTAAAGGAACAAGAAGCGCAGCGTCTCGCCGCCGCAGAGGCCAAAGCCCAACGTGAAGCGGCACGCGCACATACCAATGGATCCGGTGAGGGCGGCTGGGCACAGGTCGCTGCTTCGAAGAGAGGCAATCTGACTCTCGGTGCGGGACGGGCTTcagctccttcttctgcgtCTACGTCGGGAAGCGCTACTCCGGCTGCCGTAGCACCGTGGTCTACTTCTACTATGTATGCTGCGCTGGATCGGGATGTTGGCGATGCGGCACAGCCTaagaaggagaagttggTGCTTCGGTCGGGAGTGAAGGGGTCGAGAAGTCAGGGGTCGtcggtagagagagagaaggatggCTCGACTGCTGGTGGGGGTGATGCTTAG